The following proteins are co-located in the Geoanaerobacter pelophilus genome:
- a CDS encoding glycosyltransferase family 4 protein: MPHPFRERLMEKPLQVLYVIHDARRGGVQSVMLRVIAALDRNRVEPTVLFPFDGPCARELRQLGIRVIADGAQLPLLWRLKRFTMIPRLLELAKQADIVHLNSVMLALPALAASLFGARTVYHLHELPGKMGRLLTAAIMMADCAAFCSQTCADHFAAVRAKKKVVLVNAVQLPEALDKPDSGRVPKVVMLGSINYGKGQDLLLDAFALVRNRAELHFYGNVGLSARMYARTLRAKAAETLAGTVFFHPPTDDVSGLLAETDLLVHTSRRESFGMALVEAMAAGIPVIANNLGGMREVVADCETGYLVEPGNPELLAARIDTLLADPGLRKRMGRAGHERVRERYDIAVRVKDYHELYETLQHAER, translated from the coding sequence GTCATTCACGATGCCCGTCGTGGTGGGGTGCAGTCGGTCATGCTGCGGGTCATTGCCGCTCTCGACCGGAACCGGGTAGAGCCGACCGTGCTGTTCCCTTTTGACGGACCGTGCGCCCGGGAATTGCGGCAGCTGGGGATCAGGGTTATCGCGGACGGAGCTCAGTTGCCGCTACTCTGGCGCTTAAAAAGGTTCACAATGATCCCGCGGCTGCTGGAACTGGCAAAGCAGGCGGATATCGTGCATCTGAACAGCGTGATGCTGGCTCTTCCCGCTCTGGCCGCGAGCCTGTTCGGGGCCAGGACCGTCTACCACCTCCACGAGCTGCCGGGAAAGATGGGGCGGCTGCTCACAGCTGCCATCATGATGGCTGACTGCGCAGCATTCTGCTCGCAGACCTGCGCAGACCATTTTGCCGCGGTCCGGGCGAAAAAAAAGGTTGTCCTGGTGAATGCCGTCCAACTGCCCGAAGCGCTTGATAAACCGGATTCCGGCAGGGTGCCGAAGGTTGTCATGCTCGGCAGCATCAATTACGGCAAAGGACAGGACCTGCTGCTGGATGCGTTCGCCCTGGTGAGGAATCGGGCAGAGCTCCACTTCTACGGCAATGTTGGGTTGTCTGCCAGAATGTATGCCCGGACCCTGCGGGCAAAAGCCGCTGAAACGCTGGCAGGCACGGTTTTTTTTCACCCCCCTACCGATGACGTCAGCGGACTGCTTGCCGAAACCGATCTTCTGGTGCATACTTCGCGGCGTGAATCGTTCGGAATGGCCCTGGTCGAGGCCATGGCTGCCGGGATACCGGTGATCGCCAACAATCTCGGCGGCATGCGCGAGGTCGTCGCTGATTGTGAAACCGGTTATCTTGTCGAGCCGGGCAACCCGGAACTGCTAGCTGCGCGGATCGATACCCTGCTTGCCGATCCCGGCCTCCGGAAGCGGATGGGGAGGGCGGGGCATGAGCGGGTCCGTGAGCGTTACGACATTGCCGTGCGGGTCAAGGATTACCATGAACTCTATGAAACCTTGCAGCATGCGGAGAGATAA